One stretch of Cellulomonas wangsupingiae DNA includes these proteins:
- the hpf gene encoding ribosome hibernation-promoting factor, HPF/YfiA family: MEIVVAGRHTEVSPRYRAHLESKLAKIEQLAPRAQRVDVLVSHEPNPRQSGSSEKVELTVVDKGPVIRAEACADDAYAALDVALGRLLERLRRARDRRKDHRNHTPLAPVDVRPPEPEPEPEDAPVQLPDGVVETTLGDSPVLIREKVHRAQPMTVDDALYEMELVGHDFFLFVDAETAQPAVAYRRRGWSYGVIKLDTPVAVTGTGRAAV; the protein is encoded by the coding sequence ATGGAGATCGTGGTTGCCGGCCGGCACACCGAGGTGTCCCCGCGGTATCGCGCCCACCTCGAGAGCAAGCTCGCGAAGATCGAGCAGCTGGCCCCACGCGCGCAGCGCGTCGACGTCCTCGTGTCGCACGAACCGAACCCGCGCCAGTCCGGCAGCAGCGAGAAGGTCGAGCTGACGGTGGTCGACAAGGGTCCCGTCATCCGGGCGGAGGCGTGCGCCGACGACGCGTACGCCGCCCTGGACGTCGCCCTCGGCCGCCTGCTCGAGCGCCTGCGCCGTGCGCGCGACCGGCGCAAGGACCACCGCAACCACACTCCGCTGGCGCCCGTCGACGTGCGACCCCCGGAGCCGGAGCCCGAGCCGGAGGACGCACCCGTGCAGCTGCCGGACGGCGTCGTCGAGACGACGCTGGGCGACTCCCCGGTCCTCATCCGCGAGAAGGTGCACCGGGCCCAGCCGATGACGGTCGACGACGCGCTCTACGAGATGGAGCTCGTCGGGCACGACTTCTTCCTGTTCGTGGACGCCGAGACGGCACAGCCCGCGGTCGCCTACCGCCGACGGGGCTGGAGCTACGGCGTGATCAAGCTCGACACGCCGGTCGCCGTCACCGGGACGGGCCGCGCGGCCGTCTGA
- a CDS encoding phosphoribosyltransferase family protein: protein MPGSRARRARTLLAGACRDLSGLLVPVACAGCGRPDVPWCSACDTWWRAPAVRRDHGAGRLDLLDGRTLLPVRAPAAYAGPVRHALVAWKDGGRADLDVHLGAVARRVGVTLADDVCAAVPATVGPVLVVPVPSTVRARRRRGRDPVVVLAAGLVAGLADGGVDARVARALHRSGGADLAGLGARARREALAGRVRVRRRHVVRGRVVLLVDDVLTTGATLAACHAALVAAGARVLGAGAVAATAPPAARSAQPGVHPGVEAG from the coding sequence GTGCCCGGATCACGCGCGCGCCGGGCCCGCACGCTCCTGGCGGGCGCCTGCCGGGACCTGTCCGGCCTGCTGGTGCCGGTTGCGTGCGCCGGGTGCGGGCGGCCCGACGTGCCCTGGTGCAGCGCCTGCGACACCTGGTGGCGTGCGCCCGCGGTGCGGCGCGACCACGGCGCGGGTCGCCTCGACCTCCTGGATGGACGCACGCTGCTGCCGGTGCGGGCGCCTGCGGCGTACGCCGGACCGGTACGTCATGCGCTCGTGGCGTGGAAGGACGGGGGTCGCGCCGACCTCGACGTGCACCTCGGCGCGGTGGCGCGTCGGGTCGGCGTCACCCTCGCCGACGACGTGTGCGCGGCGGTACCGGCCACGGTCGGTCCCGTCCTCGTGGTGCCGGTGCCGTCCACGGTGCGGGCGCGACGCCGTCGCGGGCGCGATCCCGTCGTGGTGCTCGCCGCCGGCCTGGTCGCAGGGCTCGCGGACGGCGGCGTCGACGCCCGGGTCGCGCGCGCGCTGCACCGGTCGGGTGGCGCCGACCTGGCCGGGCTGGGGGCCCGCGCACGTCGCGAGGCCCTCGCCGGACGCGTCCGCGTGCGCCGCCGGCACGTCGTGCGGGGGCGCGTCGTGCTGCTCGTGGACGACGTGCTGACCACCGGTGCGACGCTCGCGGCGTGCCACGCCGCGCTCGTGGCGGCCGGCGCCCGCGTCCTCGGCGCGGGTGCCGTCGCGGCTACCGCACCGCCGGCCGCTCGTTCGGCCCAGCCAGGTGTGCATCCGGGTGTCGAAGCGGGTTAG
- a CDS encoding winged helix-turn-helix domain-containing protein, whose product MAATRPDLLSRSQARRLVLRASGLDAPRPQRAVAGTRALQQVVDRLGLLQVDSVNVLARAHLVPVYARVGPWDVGTLDRATGRAPRRLVETWAHEASLVPAATFRHLAFKHAENRARIERRGDSMHGVPVGRSPEVARVRAVVDELGPVTAREVQTVLGGDGRRAEAWGWAWTDAKRALEHLFVVGELTSAGRNAQFERRYDRPDRVLPADVLAAPALDEATARRHLVEVAARAHGVVDVRCLADHWRTATAPTRTAVDELVEEGVLLPVEVEGWRGPLYRHRDATVPRRARGRTLLSPFDPLVWERTRTEALFGLRYRIEIYVPAAARVWGYYVLPFLLGERFVALVDLKADRRAGALRVHAVHRAPGPAAAAGTRLPADAEVAHELAAELWAVADWLGLSDVHVPADAAGDLVGPLTRALVPALV is encoded by the coding sequence ATGGCCGCGACCCGACCCGACCTCCTGTCCCGCTCGCAGGCGCGCCGGCTGGTGCTGCGCGCGTCCGGGCTCGACGCGCCCCGGCCGCAGCGTGCCGTCGCCGGCACCCGCGCGCTGCAGCAGGTCGTCGACCGGCTCGGCCTGCTGCAGGTGGACTCCGTGAACGTCCTCGCGCGCGCGCACCTCGTGCCCGTCTACGCGCGCGTCGGGCCGTGGGACGTGGGCACCCTGGACCGTGCGACCGGGCGTGCACCGCGTCGCCTGGTCGAGACCTGGGCGCACGAGGCGTCGCTCGTCCCGGCGGCGACCTTCCGGCACCTGGCGTTCAAGCACGCGGAGAACCGCGCCCGCATCGAGCGGCGGGGCGATTCGATGCACGGCGTCCCCGTCGGACGGTCGCCGGAGGTCGCCCGCGTCCGTGCGGTCGTGGACGAGCTCGGCCCCGTCACCGCGCGCGAGGTGCAGACGGTGCTCGGCGGTGACGGCCGCCGCGCGGAGGCGTGGGGGTGGGCCTGGACGGACGCGAAGCGCGCGCTCGAGCACCTCTTCGTGGTGGGGGAGCTGACGTCGGCGGGTCGCAACGCGCAGTTCGAGCGGCGCTACGACCGGCCCGACCGGGTGCTGCCCGCCGACGTCCTGGCGGCCCCGGCGCTCGACGAGGCGACGGCGCGCCGCCACCTCGTCGAGGTCGCGGCGCGCGCGCACGGCGTCGTCGACGTGCGGTGCCTGGCGGACCACTGGCGGACGGCCACCGCGCCGACCCGCACGGCCGTGGACGAGCTCGTCGAGGAGGGGGTCCTCCTGCCGGTCGAGGTCGAGGGCTGGCGGGGGCCCCTGTACCGGCACCGCGACGCGACCGTGCCGCGCCGTGCGCGCGGACGCACCCTGCTCAGCCCCTTCGACCCGTTGGTGTGGGAGCGCACGCGCACGGAGGCGCTGTTCGGGCTGCGCTACCGCATCGAGATCTACGTGCCCGCGGCGGCGCGGGTCTGGGGGTACTACGTCCTGCCGTTCCTGCTGGGGGAGCGGTTCGTCGCGCTGGTCGACCTCAAGGCCGATCGGCGGGCGGGCGCGCTGCGCGTGCACGCCGTCCACCGGGCCCCGGGGCCGGCGGCCGCCGCGGGCACGAGGCTCCCGGCCGACGCGGAGGTCGCGCACGAGCTCGCTGCGGAGCTGTGGGCGGTGGCCGACTGGCTCGGCCTGTCCGACGTGCACGTGCCGGCCGACGCCGCGGGTGACCTGGTCGGGCCCCTGACCCGGGCACTGGTGCCGGCCCTGGTCTGA
- a CDS encoding LpqB family beta-propeller domain-containing protein produces MSPRPTRRARLRASTVVLLVGAVLAGCVGIPTTGTVTRGDADEVREQDGVVVLAQGPQPDADPTGIVEGFLLAADAEVTGDFDVTRQFLAADERSQWDPGAGTVVASARKVEQTGDAQVTVSLSVTGKVDAEGRYLETAADALETLRYELVQDARGDWRIAHAPDVVVVNSRRFDQQFRPTTLYFLTPDHRMLVPEVRWFRDRNVPTAVVRALLAGPSPWLRHAVTTALPPDAELKPEAVLLQHGVAEVTLEPARAVQDADRGLLLAQLEHSLRSLGATKVQVRAGAAGAVLEEVAADLPAAAPEDLEILVDGQTLSLAGDTPTPRQGVGPVLGASPQGLARSADESVRVALADATTLVSVPSGGSGQRTLLEGPALAPPSVDRFSWVWTARASVPGYLAVVWTDGTTVELTADWLAGRTVRAVRVSRDGTRVAIVSAGPDGATLDVAGVVRDDEAVPVTIGAGVRAGASLTPTTSLVWVDDVTLGVLSDEEAGRTPYLVPVSGMSTPLPAVADAVGLAADRGERSVFVVTAGGDLLRHQGGTWVAVPQVTGVLDVAAATFPG; encoded by the coding sequence GTGAGCCCCCGGCCCACGCGCCGTGCGCGGCTGCGCGCCTCCACGGTCGTCCTGCTGGTCGGCGCGGTGCTGGCGGGGTGCGTCGGGATCCCGACGACGGGCACGGTGACCCGTGGCGACGCCGACGAGGTGCGTGAGCAGGACGGCGTGGTCGTCCTCGCCCAGGGGCCGCAGCCCGACGCCGACCCCACCGGGATCGTCGAGGGGTTCCTCCTGGCGGCGGACGCCGAGGTGACGGGCGACTTCGACGTGACCCGGCAGTTCCTCGCCGCCGACGAGCGCTCGCAGTGGGACCCGGGCGCGGGCACGGTCGTGGCGAGCGCGCGCAAGGTCGAGCAGACGGGCGACGCCCAGGTCACGGTCTCCCTGAGCGTGACCGGCAAGGTCGATGCCGAGGGGCGCTACCTCGAGACCGCGGCCGACGCCCTGGAGACCCTGCGCTACGAGCTCGTGCAGGACGCGCGCGGCGACTGGCGCATCGCGCACGCCCCGGACGTCGTCGTGGTGAACTCGCGGAGGTTCGACCAGCAGTTCCGCCCGACCACCCTGTACTTCCTGACGCCGGACCATCGCATGCTCGTCCCCGAGGTCAGGTGGTTCCGGGACCGCAACGTGCCGACGGCCGTCGTGCGGGCGCTGCTCGCCGGGCCGTCGCCGTGGCTGCGTCATGCCGTGACGACGGCGCTGCCCCCCGACGCGGAGCTCAAGCCGGAGGCCGTGCTGCTCCAGCACGGCGTCGCGGAGGTGACGCTGGAGCCCGCCCGGGCCGTGCAGGACGCGGACCGGGGCCTGCTGCTCGCGCAGCTCGAGCACTCGCTGCGGTCGCTGGGCGCGACCAAGGTGCAGGTGCGCGCGGGCGCGGCCGGGGCCGTGCTGGAGGAGGTCGCGGCCGACCTGCCGGCGGCCGCTCCCGAGGACCTCGAGATCCTCGTCGACGGTCAGACGCTGAGCCTCGCCGGGGACACGCCCACCCCCCGGCAGGGGGTGGGCCCGGTGCTCGGCGCGAGCCCGCAGGGTCTCGCCCGGTCCGCCGACGAGTCCGTCCGCGTGGCGCTCGCCGACGCCACGACGCTGGTCTCGGTCCCCTCCGGGGGGAGCGGGCAGCGCACGCTGCTCGAGGGCCCGGCGCTGGCACCGCCGTCGGTGGACAGGTTCTCCTGGGTGTGGACCGCCCGTGCCTCGGTGCCCGGCTACCTGGCGGTGGTGTGGACGGACGGGACGACGGTGGAGCTCACGGCCGACTGGCTCGCGGGACGGACCGTGCGGGCGGTCCGGGTGTCGCGCGACGGGACGCGGGTCGCGATCGTGTCCGCCGGTCCCGACGGCGCGACGCTCGACGTCGCCGGTGTGGTCCGTGACGACGAGGCGGTTCCGGTCACGATCGGGGCAGGTGTCCGGGCGGGGGCCTCGCTGACCCCCACGACGTCGCTCGTGTGGGTCGACGACGTCACGCTCGGCGTGCTGTCGGACGAGGAGGCCGGCCGGACGCCCTACCTCGTCCCCGTCTCCGGCATGAGCACGCCGCTGCCGGCGGTCGCCGACGCCGTCGGCCTGGCGGCGGACCGCGGTGAGCGCTCGGTGTTCGTGGTTACGGCGGGCGGCGACCTGCTGCGGCACCAGGGGGGCACCTGGGTCGCGGTGCCGCAGGTCACGGGCGTGCTGGACGTGGCGGCGGCGACGTTCCCCGGCTGA